In Pseudomonas sp. MYb327, one DNA window encodes the following:
- the putP gene encoding sodium/proline symporter PutP, translating into MSVSNPTLITFVIYIAAMVLIGFMAYRSTNNLSDYILGGRSLGSVVTALSAGASDMSGWLLMGLPGAIYMSGLSESWIAIGLIVGAYLNWLFVAGRLRVQTEHNGDALTLPDYFSSRFEDKSGLLRIISAVVILVFFTIYCASGIVAGARLFESTFGMSYETALWAGAAATIAYTFVGGFLAVSWTDTVQATLMIFALLLTPIIVLLATGGVDTTFLAIEAQDPSNFDMLKGTTFIGIISLMGWGLGYFGQPHILARFMAADSVKSIANARRISMTWMILCLGGTVAVGFFGIAYFSAHPEVAGAVTENHERVFIELAKILFNPWVAGVLLSAILAAVMSTLSCQLLVCSSALTEDFYKTFLRKSASQVELVWVGRAMVLLVALIAIAMAANPENRVLGLVSYAWAGFGAAFGPVVLISVIWKDMTRNGALAGILVGAITVIVWKHFELLGLYEIIPGFIFASLAIYIVSKLGNPTAGMLQRFAAAEADFRLNK; encoded by the coding sequence ATGAGCGTAAGCAATCCAACCCTGATCACGTTCGTGATCTACATCGCAGCAATGGTGCTGATCGGCTTCATGGCCTATCGCTCCACCAACAACCTTTCTGACTACATCCTGGGCGGCCGTAGCCTGGGCAGCGTCGTGACCGCACTGTCTGCCGGTGCTTCCGACATGAGTGGCTGGTTGTTGATGGGCCTGCCGGGCGCCATCTACATGTCCGGTCTGTCCGAAAGCTGGATCGCCATCGGCCTGATCGTCGGTGCGTACCTGAACTGGCTGTTCGTCGCCGGCCGTCTGCGTGTGCAGACCGAGCACAACGGTGATGCCCTGACCCTGCCGGATTACTTCTCCAGCCGTTTCGAAGACAAAAGCGGCCTGCTGCGGATCATCTCCGCCGTCGTAATCCTGGTGTTCTTCACCATTTACTGCGCTTCCGGCATCGTCGCCGGTGCTCGTCTGTTCGAAAGCACCTTCGGCATGTCCTACGAGACCGCGCTGTGGGCCGGTGCTGCGGCGACGATTGCCTACACCTTTGTGGGCGGTTTCCTGGCCGTAAGCTGGACGGATACCGTACAAGCGACCCTGATGATTTTCGCCCTGTTGCTGACGCCGATCATCGTGCTGCTGGCCACCGGCGGCGTCGACACCACGTTCCTGGCGATCGAAGCGCAAGATCCAAGCAACTTCGACATGCTCAAGGGCACGACCTTCATTGGCATCATCTCGCTCATGGGCTGGGGCCTGGGTTACTTCGGTCAGCCGCACATCCTCGCGCGTTTCATGGCGGCGGATTCGGTCAAATCGATTGCCAACGCTCGCCGCATCTCCATGACCTGGATGATCCTGTGCCTGGGCGGCACCGTGGCGGTAGGTTTCTTCGGTATCGCTTACTTCTCGGCTCACCCTGAAGTAGCCGGTGCTGTGACCGAAAACCACGAGCGTGTGTTCATTGAACTGGCCAAGATCCTGTTCAACCCATGGGTCGCCGGTGTCCTGCTGTCGGCCATTCTGGCTGCCGTGATGAGCACCCTGAGCTGCCAGTTGCTGGTGTGCTCGAGCGCCCTGACCGAAGACTTCTACAAAACCTTCCTGCGTAAATCCGCTTCCCAGGTTGAGCTGGTCTGGGTCGGCCGCGCCATGGTGCTGCTGGTTGCCCTGATCGCAATCGCGATGGCAGCCAACCCGGAAAACCGCGTGCTGGGTCTGGTGAGCTACGCCTGGGCTGGTTTCGGTGCTGCGTTCGGTCCGGTTGTCCTGATCTCCGTGATCTGGAAAGACATGACCCGCAACGGCGCACTGGCCGGTATCCTGGTCGGCGCGATCACCGTGATCGTCTGGAAACACTTCGAGCTGTTGGGTTTGTACGAAATCATCCCTGGTTTCATTTTCGCCAGCCTGGCGATCTACATCGTCAGCAAACTGGGCAATCCGACTGCCGGCATGTTGCAGCGCTTCGCCGCTGCCGAGGCTGATTTCCGTCTGAACAAGTAA